One segment of Apus apus isolate bApuApu2 chromosome 1, bApuApu2.pri.cur, whole genome shotgun sequence DNA contains the following:
- the MYF6 gene encoding myogenic factor 6 → MMMDLFETGSYFFYLDGENGALQQLDMAEGSPLYPGSDGTLSPCQDQMPPEAGSDSSGEEHVLAPPGLQPPHCPGQCLIWACKTCKRKSAPTDRRKAATLRERRRLKKINEAFEALKRRTVANPNQRLPKVEILRSAISYIEKLQDLLHRLDQQEKMQEIGGDPFSFSPKQGNIASSDFLSTCSSDWQSASDHSRALGVSPTEGGSVVESSASSSLRCLSSIVDSISSDEPKLPSAEEVVEK, encoded by the exons ATGATGATGGACCTTTTTGAAACTGGCTCCTATTTCTTCTACTTGGACGGGGAGAAtggagccctgcagcagctggacatGGCTGAGGGATCCCCGCTGTACCCAGGCAGCGATGGCACCTTGTCCCCCTGTCAGGACCAAATGCCGCCAGAGGCCGGCAGTGACAGCAGCGGAGAGGAGCATGTGCTGGCACCCCCGGGACTACAACCCCCTCACTGCCCCGGCCAGTGTTTGATTTGGGCTTGTAAAACTTGCAAGAGAAAGTCGGCCCCTACGGACAGACGGAAAGCAGCCACCCTgcgggagaggaggagactgaagaAGATCAACGAAGCCTTCGAGGCTCTGAAAAGGCGGACTGTGGCGAACCCCAACCAGAGGCTGCCCAAGGTGGAGATCCTGAGGAGCGCCATCAGCTACATCGAGAAGCTGCAGGACCTCTTGCACAGACTAGATCAGCAGGAGAAAATGCAGGAGATCGGGGGGGACCCCTTCAGCTTCAGTCCCAAGCAAGGAAAT ATCGCCAGCTCGGACTTCCTGAGCACCTGCAGCTCCGACTGGCAAAGCGCTTCTGACCATTCCCGAGCCCTAGGAGTCAGCCCCACGGAAG GAGGCTCCGTCGTCGAGTCGTCGGCTTCCAGCAGCCTTCGCTGTCTCTCTTCCATAGTGGACAGTATTTCTTCCGACGAGCCCAAACTACCCAGTGCGGAGGAAGTGGTGGAGAAATAA